A window of the Streptomyces formicae genome harbors these coding sequences:
- a CDS encoding IucA/IucC family protein: MTAAAGSADADLLLRVLSSLLREDVAGLRTRSTPVERADGTWLRLAPVVRTGPAGSERQALAPDPRGDALLLPVREDGFQCEWAARRPLLLVESAGPEPAAVELATCDEVLTALKALAAPEDRAGFDAFADECRQTLATMRLHAASDDEVLELLAGRHGADAAYWTGLSGGLAHDTVAARLDHPVYPTARGRSGLTDAHLRAYAPEFHPRFALRWLAVPREAVTVRGTVPGPRPSALGLPGRLDAGHLALPIHPLTAAGPLRDAVREAGLEAGAVLAGEPYGEVVPTLSMRTVAPVDGPGLHLKLPLATSTLGRLNRRTVKPGTLVDGAAAQRLLRTVIAREPRFRGSVLLADEGSYAHAGHELLAVLVRRWPPGLEDAVVVPMAGLLARAPGGRLVVDRLADRFYGGEPLALLDALLALLFDWQTTLFGYGIALESHQQNVSLVLDEHAGRPRLRLLFKDNDGPRVNRVRLRAALGEQVPEKSAFDDPRICGDSDRPVADLFTTITVHLCAGAYAFGLARHGRAPLTRLLRLVRARLAEAVERLGTRPGEPGAVLRAHVLDAPRLPVKAMVTAGTLLTKDRSGASDINKHYTTGPNYLLRDV; this comes from the coding sequence GTGACGGCAGCGGCCGGCTCGGCGGACGCAGACCTGCTCCTGCGCGTCCTGAGCTCCCTGCTGCGCGAGGACGTCGCCGGACTGCGCACCCGCAGCACCCCGGTCGAGCGCGCCGACGGGACGTGGCTGCGGCTGGCGCCTGTCGTTCGGACCGGCCCGGCAGGATCCGAACGACAGGCCCTGGCCCCCGATCCGCGTGGTGACGCGCTGCTGCTGCCGGTACGGGAGGACGGCTTCCAGTGCGAGTGGGCCGCCCGGCGGCCCCTGCTGCTGGTCGAGTCCGCCGGTCCGGAGCCGGCGGCCGTCGAACTGGCCACCTGCGACGAGGTCCTGACCGCGCTGAAGGCGCTCGCCGCGCCCGAGGACCGAGCGGGCTTCGACGCGTTCGCCGACGAGTGCCGGCAGACGCTCGCCACGATGCGGCTGCACGCCGCGTCCGACGACGAGGTCCTGGAACTGCTGGCCGGGCGCCACGGCGCCGACGCCGCGTACTGGACGGGACTCTCCGGCGGTCTCGCCCATGACACTGTTGCCGCCCGGCTCGACCACCCCGTCTATCCGACCGCGCGCGGCCGCTCCGGCCTGACCGACGCGCACCTGCGGGCGTACGCCCCGGAGTTCCACCCCCGCTTCGCGCTGCGCTGGCTCGCCGTGCCCCGGGAGGCGGTCACCGTCCGGGGTACGGTCCCCGGCCCGCGTCCGTCGGCCCTCGGCCTGCCCGGGCGGCTCGACGCCGGCCATCTCGCGCTGCCCATCCATCCGCTGACCGCGGCGGGCCCGCTGCGGGACGCCGTGCGCGAGGCCGGGCTCGAAGCCGGTGCCGTCCTGGCCGGGGAGCCGTACGGAGAGGTCGTACCGACCCTGTCCATGCGGACCGTGGCACCGGTGGACGGGCCCGGGCTTCACCTCAAGCTGCCCCTCGCCACCTCCACGCTCGGCAGGCTCAACCGGCGCACCGTCAAACCCGGCACGCTCGTCGACGGCGCGGCGGCGCAGCGCCTGCTCCGGACGGTGATCGCACGAGAGCCCCGCTTCCGCGGGAGCGTGCTGCTCGCCGACGAGGGCTCCTACGCGCACGCCGGCCACGAGCTCCTCGCCGTGCTCGTGCGCCGCTGGCCCCCGGGCCTGGAGGACGCCGTCGTCGTGCCGATGGCCGGGCTGCTCGCCCGGGCACCCGGCGGCCGGCTGGTCGTCGACCGGCTCGCCGACCGCTTCTACGGCGGCGAGCCGCTCGCTCTCCTCGACGCCCTGCTCGCGCTCCTCTTCGACTGGCAGACCACGCTGTTCGGATACGGGATCGCCCTGGAGTCGCACCAGCAGAACGTGTCCCTGGTGCTCGACGAGCACGCGGGCCGGCCGCGTCTGCGTCTGCTGTTCAAGGACAACGACGGCCCGCGGGTCAATCGCGTGCGGCTGCGTGCCGCCCTCGGCGAGCAGGTGCCGGAGAAGTCCGCCTTCGACGACCCCCGGATATGCGGCGACAGCGACCGCCCGGTGGCCGACCTGTTCACCACCATCACCGTCCATCTGTGCGCGGGTGCGTACGCGTTCGGGCTCGCCCGGCACGGCCGCGCCCCGCTGACCCGGCTGCTGCGGCTCGTGCGCGCCCGGCTCGCCGAGGCCGTGGAGCGGCTCGGCACCCGGCCGGGCGAACCCGGCGCCGTACTGCGCGCACATGTCCTGGACGCACCGCGGCTGCCCGTCAAGGCCATGGTCACCGCGGGAACTCTGCTCACCAAGGATCGCTCGGGAGCGTCCGACATCAACAAGCACTACACGACCGGTCCCAACTACCTCCTGCGGGACGTGTGA
- a CDS encoding IucA/IucC family protein → MTSTHSTVHRTAGRPGTPAGLPTADEAVAHTLLNCLLREVSGPEHRTAVADGHLLVRLPRRGVLLRVALRRTSLIGAHRFSGPVSERTDDGWSVIGWSRLAEHLHTELSLLTGAGNDEFLDQVASSHRGVAAALALPRPRPAAGSGGDPLTAYLASEQSLVLGHRFHPTPKARGGDPAAWSAYAPEAAASFPLRLLAVRDHLAVEGCAEPGALDPLDRLGPVPEGYRLLPAHPWQYALLRDHPALRAALAGGDVLDLGPGRMPFAATASVRTLYDGDTFLKFSLNVRITNCLRKNARYELEGAVALTRLLEPVFADLSLRFPGCGLLREPAYRSLALPGPDGRPVPGLLEGFGVIVREGLGRHLRPGVTPLLAAAVADEYATGPAHVSRLLAGAGSGASSGSGADASAAAALSWWRDYLELLVPPVLAAYFDHGVVLEPHLQNVLVGVDADGRPSQVLFRDLEGTKLLPGRHSATLTALPAEVAGPLTYDAGRGWDRVVYCLVVNHVAELLAALADLHPGGERALWSEVHRALRTYAERYGCPARLGALLSGGALPAKANLLTRWARTADRRAGYVRLPSPLARDVPTGAARRETVRPGGVRTDGICAQGIRSAR, encoded by the coding sequence ATGACCTCGACCCACTCCACCGTCCACCGCACCGCCGGCCGCCCCGGCACCCCGGCAGGACTGCCCACCGCCGACGAGGCGGTGGCCCACACCCTGCTCAACTGCCTGCTCCGCGAGGTGTCGGGGCCCGAGCACCGGACCGCTGTCGCCGACGGCCATCTGCTGGTGCGGCTGCCGCGCCGCGGCGTCCTGCTCCGCGTCGCCCTGCGCCGTACGTCCCTGATCGGGGCACACCGCTTCTCCGGCCCGGTCTCCGAGCGGACCGACGACGGCTGGTCCGTGATCGGCTGGTCGCGGCTGGCCGAGCACCTGCACACGGAGCTCTCGCTGCTGACGGGCGCGGGCAACGACGAATTCCTCGACCAGGTCGCCTCCAGCCACCGGGGCGTCGCCGCGGCGCTCGCCCTCCCCCGCCCCCGCCCGGCCGCGGGCAGCGGCGGGGATCCGCTCACCGCGTATCTGGCCTCGGAGCAGTCCCTCGTCCTCGGCCATCGTTTCCACCCGACGCCCAAGGCCCGGGGCGGCGATCCCGCTGCCTGGTCGGCGTACGCCCCCGAGGCCGCCGCGTCCTTCCCGCTGCGTCTGCTCGCCGTACGCGACCACCTGGCCGTCGAGGGGTGCGCCGAGCCCGGCGCGCTCGACCCGCTGGACCGGCTGGGGCCGGTGCCCGAGGGATACCGGCTGCTGCCCGCCCACCCCTGGCAGTACGCGCTGCTGCGCGACCACCCGGCGCTGCGGGCGGCCCTCGCCGGCGGCGATGTGCTCGATCTCGGCCCGGGCCGGATGCCCTTCGCGGCCACCGCCTCCGTGCGCACCCTCTACGACGGCGACACCTTCCTGAAGTTCAGCCTCAATGTGCGCATCACCAACTGCCTCCGCAAGAACGCGCGTTACGAACTCGAAGGCGCCGTCGCCCTCACCCGGCTGCTCGAGCCGGTCTTCGCCGACCTGTCCCTCCGCTTCCCCGGCTGCGGACTTCTCCGCGAGCCGGCATACCGCAGCCTCGCCCTGCCCGGCCCCGACGGCAGACCCGTGCCCGGGCTGCTCGAAGGCTTCGGCGTGATCGTCCGCGAAGGGCTCGGCCGCCATCTGCGTCCCGGGGTCACTCCGCTGCTCGCCGCCGCCGTCGCCGACGAGTACGCCACGGGGCCCGCCCATGTCTCGCGGCTCCTCGCGGGTGCGGGTTCAGGTGCGAGTTCGGGTTCGGGTGCGGACGCGAGCGCCGCAGCGGCGCTGTCGTGGTGGCGCGACTATCTGGAGTTGCTCGTTCCGCCCGTCCTGGCCGCGTACTTCGACCACGGAGTGGTCCTCGAACCCCACCTCCAGAACGTACTGGTCGGGGTGGACGCCGACGGCCGCCCGTCCCAGGTCCTCTTCCGCGACCTGGAGGGCACCAAGCTGCTGCCCGGCCGCCACTCCGCCACGCTGACGGCGCTCCCGGCCGAGGTGGCGGGCCCGTTAACGTACGACGCCGGGCGCGGCTGGGACCGGGTGGTGTACTGCCTGGTGGTGAACCATGTCGCCGAGCTGCTCGCCGCCCTCGCCGATCTGCACCCGGGCGGCGAGCGGGCCCTGTGGTCCGAGGTGCACCGGGCGCTGCGCACCTACGCCGAGAGGTACGGCTGCCCGGCCCGGCTCGGCGCCCTGCTCTCGGGCGGAGCGCTGCCCGCCAAGGCCAATCTGCTCACCCGTTGGGCGCGCACGGCCGACCGCCGGGCCGGCTACGTCCGGCTGCCCTCCCCGCTGGCCCGCGACGTGCCGACCGGGGCGGCCCGCCGGGAGACGGTCCGCCCCGGGGGCGTCCGCACCGACGGCATCTGCGCCCAAGGCATCCGGAGCGCCCGATGA
- a CDS encoding type III PLP-dependent enzyme, whose amino-acid sequence MTAPTTGPITKPATLSTSSGASATLLTPPVRERATSLPADELPAYLYDLGALRDHAAAVRAALPERVELYYAAKANPEPEILTALAPHVDGFEVSSGGELAHVAEAVPDRPTAFGGPGKTPAETAAALAAGVERFHVESAYELRMLAELAARVVPRARVAVLLRINLPLTDASLAASALSMGGRPTPFGMDPDEADALVRQLTDGSCPQLELRGVHAHLASGLDAPAQLVVAESVVAWATGLAARHGITLREVNVGGGMTVDYADPLARFDWAAYGTGLARLVADRPGLLLRIEPGRALTAYCGWYVTEVLDVKRSRGEEFAVVRGGTHHLRTPATKGHDQPCALLSATDWPHPWPRAASQGDLVTLTGQLCTPKDVLARRVRIPAGGVRAGDRVVFALAGAYAWNISHHDFLMHPRPGFHFLGATGG is encoded by the coding sequence ATGACCGCACCGACCACAGGACCGATCACCAAACCGGCCACTCTGTCGACGAGCTCAGGGGCGTCCGCCACCCTCCTCACTCCCCCGGTCCGCGAGCGCGCCACGTCCCTTCCGGCCGATGAGCTGCCCGCCTATCTGTACGACCTCGGCGCGCTGCGCGACCACGCGGCGGCCGTCCGCGCGGCGCTGCCCGAGCGCGTGGAGCTGTACTACGCCGCGAAGGCCAATCCCGAACCGGAGATCCTTACGGCGCTCGCCCCGCACGTGGACGGCTTCGAGGTCTCGTCGGGCGGCGAACTCGCCCATGTGGCCGAGGCCGTCCCGGACCGGCCGACGGCGTTCGGCGGCCCCGGCAAGACGCCGGCCGAGACGGCAGCAGCGCTGGCTGCGGGGGTGGAGCGGTTCCATGTGGAGAGCGCGTACGAGCTCCGTATGCTGGCGGAGCTCGCCGCCAGGGTGGTGCCAAGGGCACGCGTCGCGGTGCTGCTGCGGATCAATCTGCCGCTCACCGACGCCTCGCTCGCGGCGAGCGCGCTGTCGATGGGCGGGCGGCCGACGCCGTTCGGGATGGATCCGGACGAGGCCGACGCCCTGGTGCGGCAGCTCACCGACGGCAGCTGTCCGCAGCTGGAGCTGCGCGGCGTCCACGCCCATCTCGCCAGCGGCCTCGACGCCCCGGCGCAGCTGGTGGTCGCCGAGTCCGTCGTCGCCTGGGCAACGGGCCTCGCCGCCCGTCACGGCATCACCCTGCGTGAGGTGAACGTCGGCGGCGGCATGACGGTCGACTACGCGGACCCCCTGGCCCGGTTCGACTGGGCCGCCTACGGCACCGGGCTCGCCCGCCTCGTCGCGGACCGTCCCGGGCTGCTGCTGCGCATCGAACCGGGCCGCGCCCTGACCGCGTACTGCGGCTGGTACGTGACCGAGGTGCTGGACGTGAAGCGCAGCCGCGGCGAGGAGTTCGCGGTGGTGCGCGGCGGCACCCACCATCTGCGCACCCCGGCGACGAAGGGCCACGACCAGCCCTGTGCCCTGCTGTCCGCGACCGACTGGCCCCACCCGTGGCCGCGGGCCGCGTCCCAGGGCGATCTGGTCACGCTGACCGGTCAGTTGTGCACTCCGAAGGACGTCCTCGCCCGCCGGGTCCGGATTCCGGCGGGCGGCGTGCGGGCCGGGGACCGCGTGGTGTTCGCGCTCGCGGGTGCGTACGCCTGGAACATCTCGCACCACGACTTCCTGATGCATCCCCGGCCCGGCTTCCACTTCCTGGGGGCGACCGGCGGTTGA
- a CDS encoding VOC family protein produces MAAVSTSDPVMYGAPCWVSLVALDIAAAERFYAAVLGWEFRGGPPGEEFSVARLRGAPVASIGALGRRGIPVAWTPYFAVPDADAAANRILERCATVAVGPLSLGAGRAVIAADRDGAVFGVWEGEVTPGWTVGRDAALARLELRTRDAFDAAIFYAEVLDWAKDETACCQVAYENDSVVLRQGGDQVARLRGGALEEAPDPHVRPRWDVHFRVADLDEAVATATRLGGMAVTAVDTGPTGPSVTLRDPDGGLFTVTAGSGPM; encoded by the coding sequence ATGGCTGCGGTGTCGACGTCGGATCCGGTGATGTACGGCGCCCCGTGCTGGGTCAGCCTGGTGGCCCTGGACATCGCGGCGGCCGAGCGTTTCTACGCCGCTGTCCTCGGGTGGGAGTTCCGCGGCGGCCCGCCGGGCGAGGAGTTCTCCGTCGCCCGTCTCCGCGGCGCCCCGGTGGCGAGCATCGGCGCCCTGGGGCGGCGCGGGATCCCGGTCGCCTGGACGCCCTACTTCGCCGTCCCCGACGCCGACGCGGCCGCAAACCGCATCCTCGAACGCTGTGCCACCGTCGCGGTCGGGCCGCTCTCCTTGGGCGCCGGCCGCGCGGTCATCGCCGCCGACCGCGACGGCGCGGTCTTCGGGGTCTGGGAGGGCGAGGTCACCCCCGGCTGGACCGTGGGGCGCGACGCGGCGCTCGCCCGGCTGGAGTTGCGCACCAGGGACGCCTTCGACGCGGCCATCTTCTACGCCGAGGTCCTGGACTGGGCCAAGGACGAGACCGCCTGCTGCCAGGTCGCGTACGAGAACGACTCCGTCGTCCTGCGACAGGGCGGCGACCAGGTCGCGCGGCTGCGCGGCGGTGCGCTGGAGGAGGCCCCCGACCCCCATGTGCGGCCGCGCTGGGACGTGCACTTCCGGGTGGCCGATCTCGACGAGGCCGTGGCGACGGCCACCCGGCTCGGCGGCATGGCCGTCACCGCCGTGGACACCGGGCCCACGGGCCCATCGGTCACGCTGCGTGACCCGGACGGCGGGCTTTTCACCGTGACAGCGGGTAGCGGGCCGATGTGA
- a CDS encoding SAM-dependent methyltransferase, with protein MVLFGSNRSSASVYKGTSSQAIRHHYDYLGEFYRLTLGPELVYSYGMWERGDTLESAQLRKLDYHARAANAVDVDRVLDVGCGWGSLMQRLVEKHNVGQAVGLTMSPGQAAWIRDRQWPHCEIRVENWFDHRPEGPYDAIIAIEAIEHFSGNTVRRSRRVASYREFFERSHSWLRPGGRLSLQANAWNGRGWLPSLMLPAERLDPRSASGGGRLGVKDFYDGIKNIREGMHASRKVFPEVFLPTRSELIEASQGLFHVREERSDPEDGVLTVASWMERAKANRARGAELIGRDAVSDIIREQGVALKFLSERRYTVLRIVFEKV; from the coding sequence ATGGTGTTGTTCGGATCGAACAGATCCTCCGCTTCCGTCTACAAGGGCACGTCCTCCCAGGCGATCCGTCATCACTACGACTATCTGGGCGAGTTCTACCGGCTGACGCTGGGACCGGAGCTCGTCTACTCGTACGGAATGTGGGAGCGGGGCGACACGCTCGAATCCGCCCAGCTCCGCAAGCTCGACTACCACGCCAGGGCGGCGAACGCCGTCGACGTGGACCGCGTGCTGGACGTCGGCTGCGGCTGGGGCAGCCTCATGCAGCGGCTGGTGGAGAAGCACAACGTGGGCCAAGCCGTGGGGCTCACGATGAGCCCGGGCCAGGCCGCGTGGATCCGCGACCGGCAGTGGCCGCACTGCGAGATCAGGGTCGAGAACTGGTTCGACCACCGGCCCGAGGGGCCCTACGACGCCATCATCGCCATCGAGGCGATCGAGCACTTCTCCGGAAACACCGTGCGGCGGTCACGGCGCGTCGCGAGCTACCGCGAGTTCTTCGAGCGCTCGCACTCCTGGCTGCGCCCCGGCGGCCGGCTGTCGCTCCAGGCGAACGCCTGGAACGGCCGAGGCTGGCTGCCGTCCCTGATGCTGCCGGCGGAGCGGCTGGACCCGCGGAGCGCGTCGGGCGGCGGACGCCTGGGCGTCAAGGACTTCTACGACGGCATCAAGAACATCAGGGAAGGCATGCACGCGTCGCGCAAGGTCTTTCCCGAGGTGTTCCTGCCGACCCGGTCCGAGCTGATCGAGGCGAGCCAGGGACTGTTCCACGTCCGCGAGGAGCGGAGCGACCCGGAGGACGGTGTGCTGACCGTGGCCAGCTGGATGGAGCGGGCCAAGGCCAACCGGGCCCGGGGCGCCGAACTCATCGGCAGGGACGCGGTGTCGGACATCATCAGGGAGCAGGGCGTCGCGCTCAAGTTCCTCAGCGAACGGCGCTACACGGTGCTGCGCATCGTGTTCGAGAAGGTCTGA
- a CDS encoding phage tail sheath C-terminal domain-containing protein: protein MPTHMGYPGVYIEEVPSSIRTIASVTTSVTAFVGHTRRGPLNQPVRITSFAEFERRFGGLTSRSAVGYAVHQYFGNGGTVAVIVRVAKAGSGEEACTTLNSTEGHSECPVLEVHAKEPGVWGSGLRVAVDHDTPTPDKTFNLHVLDARGGARESFTGLSMDAAHGRFVETVVNSGSSLVRVKALDDDRPDPSGTVSKPFSAELPGLDVELKVKIGDVEREFTLYEPDADGEPPADVTELALLLERKLRALPDAPGKHAFAGAEVTAFGRRLQVVAGSVDPDDVVRFIGECANDLGLEASVNPPVFALDGGKDGAPPGPRDLIGSEARKTGVQALRDVDDVNLLSLPELSAYESTQDMVTVLSAAEQLCRERRIFLLVDAPSAWGSVDAARAGIGAFDAVRSDHAALYFPEIQLTDPLTGRLRAFPPSGAIAGVIARTDGERGVWKAPAGTEARLAGVRSLSVKLTDRENGLLNPLGVNCLRTFPVVGPLVWGARTLAGAEALESEWRYVPVRRLALHVEESLHRGLQWVVFEPNDEQLWQQIRLKASAYLNDLFRQGAFKGATPREAYFVKCDKDTTTDADIERGVVNVVIGIAPVRPAEFVIVRIQQIAGQFDLS, encoded by the coding sequence ATGCCGACGCACATGGGCTATCCCGGCGTATACATCGAGGAAGTTCCCAGCAGCATCCGCACGATCGCCTCGGTCACCACGTCGGTGACCGCTTTCGTGGGACACACCCGTCGGGGTCCGCTCAACCAACCCGTGCGGATCACCAGTTTCGCGGAGTTCGAGCGCCGCTTCGGCGGGCTCACCTCCCGCAGCGCCGTCGGCTACGCGGTGCACCAGTACTTCGGCAACGGCGGCACGGTCGCCGTGATCGTCCGCGTGGCGAAGGCCGGCAGCGGCGAGGAAGCCTGCACCACGCTCAACTCCACCGAAGGCCACAGCGAGTGCCCGGTGCTCGAGGTGCACGCCAAGGAGCCCGGCGTCTGGGGCTCCGGACTGCGGGTGGCCGTCGACCACGACACCCCCACCCCGGACAAGACGTTCAACCTCCATGTCCTCGACGCGCGCGGCGGGGCCCGCGAGTCCTTCACCGGCCTGTCCATGGACGCCGCGCACGGCCGCTTCGTCGAGACGGTCGTCAACTCCGGCTCCTCGCTCGTCCGCGTGAAGGCGCTGGACGATGACCGGCCCGACCCCTCCGGCACGGTCTCCAAGCCGTTCTCCGCCGAACTGCCCGGTCTGGACGTCGAGCTGAAGGTCAAGATCGGCGATGTGGAGCGGGAGTTCACGCTCTACGAGCCCGACGCCGACGGGGAGCCGCCGGCCGACGTCACCGAACTCGCCCTGCTGCTGGAGCGCAAGCTGCGCGCCCTCCCTGACGCCCCGGGCAAGCACGCCTTCGCCGGGGCCGAGGTGACCGCCTTCGGCCGCCGCCTCCAGGTCGTCGCCGGCTCCGTCGACCCCGACGACGTCGTGCGCTTCATCGGCGAGTGCGCCAACGACCTCGGCCTGGAGGCGTCGGTCAATCCGCCCGTCTTCGCACTCGACGGCGGCAAGGACGGCGCCCCGCCGGGACCGCGGGACCTGATCGGCAGCGAGGCCCGCAAGACCGGCGTCCAGGCGCTGCGCGACGTCGACGACGTCAATCTGCTGTCGCTGCCCGAGCTTTCGGCCTACGAGTCCACGCAGGACATGGTCACCGTGCTCTCCGCGGCCGAGCAGCTGTGCCGGGAGCGGCGGATCTTCCTGCTCGTGGACGCGCCATCGGCCTGGGGCAGCGTGGACGCCGCCCGTGCCGGGATCGGTGCCTTCGACGCCGTACGCAGCGACCACGCGGCGCTCTACTTCCCGGAGATCCAGCTCACCGACCCGCTCACCGGCCGGCTGCGGGCCTTCCCGCCCTCGGGCGCGATCGCGGGCGTCATCGCCCGTACGGACGGGGAGCGCGGGGTGTGGAAGGCGCCGGCCGGGACCGAGGCGCGGCTCGCGGGCGTGCGTTCTCTCTCGGTCAAACTGACCGACCGGGAGAACGGACTGCTCAACCCGCTGGGGGTGAACTGCCTGCGCACCTTCCCGGTGGTCGGCCCGCTGGTGTGGGGCGCGCGCACGCTCGCGGGTGCGGAGGCGCTGGAGAGCGAGTGGCGGTACGTGCCGGTGCGCCGGCTCGCGCTCCACGTGGAGGAGAGCCTGCACCGCGGCCTCCAGTGGGTGGTGTTCGAGCCCAACGACGAGCAGCTGTGGCAGCAGATCCGGCTGAAGGCGTCGGCGTATCTGAACGACCTTTTCCGGCAGGGCGCCTTCAAGGGCGCCACGCCGCGCGAGGCGTACTTCGTCAAATGCGACAAGGACACCACGACCGACGCCGACATCGAGCGCGGCGTGGTCAATGTCGTGATCGGCATCGCACCGGTCAGGCCGGCGGAGTTCGTCATTGTGCGGATTCAGCAGATCGCCGGGCAGTTCGACCTCTCGTAA
- a CDS encoding phage tail protein, which yields MAEFQINAHRFDPYKNFKFLVLWDGRTVAGISKISPLKRTTEVVKHRHGGDPSSPRKSPGRSEFEGVTLERGVTHDPEFDRWANKVWQVGAGLGSEVSLRDFRKDIIIQVLNEAGQVAVSHKLYRAWVSEYQVLGELDANANAVAIQSVKLECEGWERDYEVEEPVEPSFTHPA from the coding sequence ATGGCTGAGTTCCAGATCAACGCCCATCGCTTCGACCCCTACAAGAATTTCAAGTTCCTGGTCCTCTGGGACGGTCGAACGGTCGCGGGCATCAGCAAGATCAGTCCTCTGAAGCGCACCACCGAGGTGGTCAAGCACCGGCACGGCGGCGACCCGAGTTCGCCGCGCAAGTCGCCGGGCCGCTCCGAATTCGAGGGCGTCACGCTCGAACGCGGCGTGACGCACGACCCGGAGTTCGACCGCTGGGCCAACAAGGTCTGGCAGGTGGGCGCCGGGCTCGGTTCGGAGGTCTCGCTGCGTGACTTCCGCAAGGACATCATCATCCAGGTCCTCAACGAGGCCGGGCAGGTGGCCGTCTCGCACAAGCTGTACCGGGCCTGGGTGAGCGAGTACCAGGTGCTCGGCGAACTCGACGCGAACGCGAACGCCGTCGCCATCCAGAGCGTGAAGCTCGAATGCGAGGGCTGGGAGCGGGACTACGAGGTGGAGGAGCCGGTCGAGCCCTCGTTCACCCACCCGGCCTGA
- a CDS encoding DUF4255 domain-containing protein codes for MSNALAVATVTQALALLIESNLGPEMDIAVKVETRRPPAEAPAEPTVNVFLYQVTPNASMRHHDLPTRASDGTLLKRPAAALDLHYLISAYGEEAELVGQRLIGCVVRTLHEIPVLPRELIELAAERPYLAGSDLAQSPQKVRFTPTVMDVDETSKLWGMLHQTPYALSVAYQASLVLIEGREQPAPAKPVRSRTVRVVPFGAPGAPVPPGAPEPPSAPVPPDTAPPADGAAPAEPEPRTARPSKAPAPAPAKKRTATKRAAPSRARRTTDGKDN; via the coding sequence ATGAGCAACGCACTTGCCGTCGCGACGGTCACCCAGGCGCTGGCCCTGCTCATCGAGAGCAACCTGGGCCCCGAGATGGACATCGCGGTGAAGGTGGAGACCCGCAGGCCCCCGGCCGAGGCACCGGCCGAGCCGACCGTCAACGTCTTCCTCTACCAGGTCACCCCCAACGCCTCGATGCGCCACCACGACCTGCCGACGCGCGCGTCGGACGGCACGCTGCTCAAGCGGCCCGCCGCGGCGCTCGATCTGCACTATCTGATCAGCGCCTACGGGGAGGAGGCCGAGCTGGTCGGCCAGCGGCTGATCGGCTGCGTGGTGCGGACGCTGCACGAAATCCCCGTGCTGCCACGGGAGTTGATCGAGCTGGCGGCGGAGCGGCCGTATCTGGCGGGCAGCGATCTGGCGCAGTCGCCGCAGAAGGTGCGGTTCACGCCGACGGTGATGGACGTCGACGAGACGTCCAAGCTGTGGGGGATGCTGCACCAGACGCCGTACGCCCTCTCGGTGGCGTACCAGGCCTCGCTGGTCCTCATCGAGGGCCGTGAGCAGCCCGCACCGGCGAAGCCGGTCAGGTCGCGCACGGTCCGGGTGGTGCCGTTCGGCGCGCCGGGCGCACCGGTGCCACCGGGTGCTCCTGAGCCGCCGAGCGCTCCTGTGCCGCCGGACACGGCGCCCCCGGCCGACGGGGCCGCGCCCGCCGAGCCGGAGCCGCGGACGGCCCGGCCCTCGAAGGCCCCGGCCCCGGCCCCGGCGAAGAAGCGGACCGCCACCAAGCGCGCCGCTCCCTCCCGCGCCCGCAGGACCACGGACGGCAAGGACAACTGA